A segment of the Synechococcus sp. CBW1002 genome:
CGCCTCCTGCTCGACCGGATCACTCACCTGATCCGGCTGCAGCAGGGCGAGGGGATGGACCTTGATGTGATTGGCGATGATGAATTCAAGCCGGGCCAGGCCAACGCCGTCGCAGGGAATCGCCGCCAGATTGAAGGCCTCCTCGGGGTTGCCCACGTTCATCAGGATCGCGGTGCCGGTGGCCGGCAGATGCCCAAGGGCCTGCTCCTCCACGTGGAAGGGCAGGGTGCCGCGGTAGACGTGTCCCACATCCCCCTCACAGCAGCTGATCGTGATCGCCTCCCCATCGGCGATGCGGGTTGTGCCATCCCCGGTTCCCACGATCGCCGTGATCCCCATCTCCCGGGCGATGATCGCCGCGTGGCAGGTGCGGCCCCCCTGGTCGGTCACCACGCCGCTGGCCCGCTTCAGGATCGGTTCCCAGTCGGGGTCGGTGCGCTCGGTCACCAGCAGATCCCCCTGCTCGAAACGATCGATCTCGGAGGGATCACGGATGACCCGGGCCCGGCCGCTGCTCACGGAGGAGCCGATCGCCCGACCGCGGCAGATCTGCTCAGACCCATGGGGCGCCAGATGCCAGCTGCGCAGCACCGCCTCCTGACGGTGGGACTGCACGGTTTCAGGCCGGGCCTGCAGGATGAACAGCTCGCCGCTGAGGCCGTCCTTGGCCCATTCGATGTCCATCGGCGTGGGAGTACCGCGCTGCTCGCTGTAGTGGCGCTCGATCACCACCGCCCAGCGGCTCAGGGTCAGCACCTCGGCATCGGTGAGAGCAAAGCGATCCCGCTCGGCTTCGGGCACATCCACATTTCGCACCGGAACATCGCCATCGCCATAGACCATCCGGATCGCCTTGCTGCCGAGCCGCTTGCTCAGGATCGGCGCGAAACCCTGCTCCAGGGTGGGCTTGAAGATCAGGTACTCGTCTGGATTGACGGCCCCCTGCACCACGTTCTCGCCGAGGCCATAGGCGGCGGTGAGCAGCACCGCGTCCTTGAAGCCGGTCTCGGTGTCGATGCTGAACATCACCCCCGAGCAGGCCAGATCGGAGCGCACCATCCGCTGCACGCCGATCGAGAGGGCCACCTCCAGGTGATCGAAGCCATTGAGCTGGCGGTAGGAGATCGCCCGATCGGTGAACAGGGACGCGTAGCAGTGGCGGCAGGCCTCCAGCAGGGCCGCCTCCCCCTCGATGTGGAGATAGGTCTCCTGCTGACCGGCGAAGCTGGCGTCCGGCAGGTCTTCGGCGGTGGCACTGGAGCGCACGGCCACGGCCACAGGCCCCTCCACACCAGGCAGGGCCCGATAGGCCGCCGTGATCGCCTCGCAAAGATCCGCCGGCAGGGTGGCCGCCAGCAGCAGCTGCCGCGCCGCCTGACCGGCGGCCTGCAGCGCCTGCAGGTCGTTGGCGTCAAGCCCCCCCAGCAGCGCGGCCAGAGGAGCGGTGAGTCCGTTGGAAGCCAGAACGTGGCGGTAGGCCGCGGCGGTGATCGCGAAGCCGCCCGGCACCTTCACCCCGCGGGGGCCCAGCTGGCGGATCATTTCACCAAGGGATGCGTTCTTGCCTCCCACCTGAGCAATCGCATCGATGCCCACCTGATCGAAGGGCACCACCAGACTGTCGGAACGCTTCATCCGCGGCCACGGGCTGCTGACGCAACTCTGACCATGGATCCACGCCGGTGGTCATGACCGTTACCGTCCAGTGGCATGGGGGTTGCCCGGGCCGCCGTGCTTAGGGTGATTCTTTGCACTGGCCGGCCGTCATGACCATCGATCGCCCCAGGCTGCGCCCATTGGTGCGACGCCGCTTTGCCGGTCTGGCCCTGGGCCTTCAGACCGCGCTGATCGCAGCAACGGGTG
Coding sequences within it:
- the ppsA gene encoding phosphoenolpyruvate synthase, giving the protein MKRSDSLVVPFDQVGIDAIAQVGGKNASLGEMIRQLGPRGVKVPGGFAITAAAYRHVLASNGLTAPLAALLGGLDANDLQALQAAGQAARQLLLAATLPADLCEAITAAYRALPGVEGPVAVAVRSSATAEDLPDASFAGQQETYLHIEGEAALLEACRHCYASLFTDRAISYRQLNGFDHLEVALSIGVQRMVRSDLACSGVMFSIDTETGFKDAVLLTAAYGLGENVVQGAVNPDEYLIFKPTLEQGFAPILSKRLGSKAIRMVYGDGDVPVRNVDVPEAERDRFALTDAEVLTLSRWAVVIERHYSEQRGTPTPMDIEWAKDGLSGELFILQARPETVQSHRQEAVLRSWHLAPHGSEQICRGRAIGSSVSSGRARVIRDPSEIDRFEQGDLLVTERTDPDWEPILKRASGVVTDQGGRTCHAAIIAREMGITAIVGTGDGTTRIADGEAITISCCEGDVGHVYRGTLPFHVEEQALGHLPATGTAILMNVGNPEEAFNLAAIPCDGVGLARLEFIIANHIKVHPLALLQPDQVSDPVEQEAIGRLTRGYAHPADYYVDLLAQGMGRIAAAFFPRPVILRFSDFKSNEYARLLGGAAFEPVEENPMLGWRGASRYCSPVFREAFALECTALKAVREGMGLTNVIPMIPFCRTPEEGDRVLAEMARSGLVRGEAGLQVYVMCELPSNVIAAEAFAERFDGFSIGSNDLTQLTLGLDRDSALVADLFDERHPAVMAMIRLAIQTARRCGRKIGICGQAPSDYPEFARFLVAEGIDSISLNPDAVIATRIRVAEMERQLEEAAAGAPPAGAPTAAGPPAVALS